A genomic stretch from Deltaproteobacteria bacterium includes:
- a CDS encoding GFA family protein — MALTGHCYCGSLKYEAGGTPLMKLMCHCRECSYFSGGNALPLIVTPEAEFKYTAGEVKKFARKDLAAPVTREFCPNCGTHVVSRAPGMKGAVIIKVGSLDDPSAFDKPGVSIFTCDKQPWQTVFAGAPAFEKTPG, encoded by the coding sequence ATGGCTCTCACAGGTCATTGTTATTGCGGATCGCTCAAATACGAAGCGGGCGGCACGCCGCTGATGAAGCTGATGTGCCACTGCCGCGAGTGCTCGTACTTCAGCGGCGGCAACGCGCTCCCGCTGATCGTGACGCCCGAGGCCGAGTTCAAGTACACCGCGGGCGAGGTGAAGAAGTTCGCGCGCAAGGATCTGGCGGCGCCGGTCACGCGCGAGTTCTGCCCGAACTGCGGCACGCACGTGGTGAGCCGCGCGCCGGGGATGAAGGGCGCGGTGATCATCAAGGTGGGATCGCTGGACGACCCGAGCGCGTTCGACAAGCCGGGCGTTTCGATCTTCACCTGCGACAAGCAGCCCTGGCAGACCGTGTTCGCGGGCGCGCCGGCATTCGAGAAGACCCCCGGCTGA
- a CDS encoding sulfotransferase has product MLFHFDFAIWARMVSLALRERGARRAWYLYRLLIWVPVVASTHAVCFFLDALLFPRLRRIEVRSPVFLVGHARSGTTLLHRLMSQDGERFCSNRMIELYLPSLLQKKLLRALGAFDRRVLGRRLAKRVRAWEQRRYRATKDIHAMGLFKPEEDDLFFYYSCASGFWSTKVPYLGKIDFFAIDRWPEKRRRRLMRFYRECIKRQLYVDGADKIYTSKSPVFAGRVAALIEEFPDARFGITLRDPGETIPSLLKLLQTAYRLQGASPEDAKRALEAQVEISLESYLHPHEVLAKHPGTKRALVDYAQLTAAPRGALEKMYAELGFDVTPELARVLAAEEARAKKHETSHRYSLEEFGLAKNTLRERMAKLYAQFHWPRDEETK; this is encoded by the coding sequence ATGCTCTTCCACTTCGATTTCGCGATCTGGGCGCGCATGGTGTCGCTCGCCCTGCGCGAGCGCGGCGCGAGGCGCGCTTGGTACCTCTATCGCCTGCTCATCTGGGTGCCCGTCGTCGCGAGCACCCACGCCGTCTGCTTCTTCCTCGACGCCCTCCTGTTCCCGCGCTTGCGCCGCATCGAGGTGCGCTCGCCCGTCTTTCTCGTGGGCCACGCGCGCAGCGGCACGACGCTGCTGCACCGGCTGATGAGCCAAGACGGCGAGCGCTTCTGCTCGAATCGGATGATCGAGCTCTATCTGCCTTCGCTGCTCCAGAAGAAGTTGTTACGGGCGCTCGGCGCCTTCGACCGTCGCGTTCTCGGAAGGCGCCTCGCGAAGCGCGTGCGCGCGTGGGAGCAGCGCCGCTACCGCGCCACCAAAGACATCCACGCGATGGGCCTCTTCAAGCCCGAGGAAGACGACCTCTTCTTCTACTACTCGTGCGCGTCGGGCTTCTGGAGCACGAAGGTTCCGTACCTCGGCAAGATCGACTTCTTCGCGATCGACCGCTGGCCCGAGAAGCGCCGGCGCCGCCTGATGCGCTTTTACCGGGAGTGCATCAAGCGCCAGCTCTACGTCGACGGCGCGGACAAGATCTACACCTCGAAGAGTCCGGTGTTCGCGGGCCGCGTCGCCGCGCTGATCGAGGAATTCCCCGACGCACGCTTCGGCATCACGCTGCGCGATCCCGGCGAGACGATCCCGAGCCTGCTCAAGTTGTTACAGACCGCGTACCGCCTGCAGGGCGCGTCGCCCGAGGACGCGAAGCGCGCGCTCGAGGCACAGGTCGAGATCTCCCTCGAGTCCTACCTGCATCCGCACGAGGTGCTGGCAAAGCATCCCGGGACGAAGCGCGCGCTCGTCGACTACGCGCAGCTCACCGCCGCTCCGCGGGGCGCGCTGGAGAAGATGTACGCCGAGCTCGGCTTCGACGTGACGCCCGAGCTCGCGCGCGTTCTCGCCGCCGAGGAAGCGCGCGCGAAGAAGCACGAGACGAGTCATCGCTACAGCCTCGAAGAGTTCGGGCTCGCGAAGAACACGCTGCGTGAGCGGATGGCAAAGCTCTATGCGCAGTTCCACTGGCCGCGCGACGAGGAGACGAAGTGA
- a CDS encoding DEAD/DEAH box helicase family protein — MPGPEAIAREAIDAALAGAGWAVQDFAATNIHAARGVAVREFPLAAGFGFADYLLYVDAKAVGVIEAKKAGTTLSGVEPQAARYAQGLPASLPAPLRPLAFLYQSTGDETCFTNGLDPEPRSRRVFSFHKPETIAAWLADDAVFLPEIHGVPDPLSERPASLRLRLQTMPPLDARGLRGAQATAVANLERSLRENRPRALIQMATGSGKTIATISAIYRLIKFGDAKRVLFLVDRDNLGKQAYREFQAFTTPDDGRKFTELYNVQRLASNKLDPVARVVITTIQRLYSMLKDEELPAEAEGGSLFDTYAALRREPAPVVYNAALPIETFDFIFVDECHRSIYTVWRQVLEYFDAFLVGLTATPSKQTFGFFQQNLVMEYGHAQAVADRVNVDYDVYKLRTQ; from the coding sequence ATGCCCGGCCCCGAAGCCATCGCCCGCGAAGCGATCGATGCCGCGCTCGCGGGCGCGGGCTGGGCGGTGCAGGACTTCGCGGCGACGAACATTCACGCCGCTCGCGGCGTCGCGGTGCGCGAGTTCCCGCTCGCCGCCGGCTTCGGTTTCGCGGACTACCTGCTCTACGTCGACGCAAAGGCCGTTGGCGTGATCGAGGCCAAGAAGGCCGGCACGACGCTCTCGGGCGTCGAGCCGCAGGCGGCGCGCTACGCGCAGGGGCTCCCCGCGAGCTTGCCGGCGCCGCTTCGCCCGCTCGCGTTTCTCTACCAGTCGACCGGCGACGAGACGTGCTTCACGAACGGGCTCGATCCGGAGCCGCGCAGCCGCCGCGTGTTCTCCTTCCACAAGCCGGAGACGATCGCGGCGTGGCTCGCGGACGACGCGGTGTTTCTGCCCGAGATCCATGGTGTGCCCGATCCACTCTCCGAGCGGCCTGCGAGCTTGCGGCTGCGCCTTCAGACTATGCCGCCGCTCGACGCGCGCGGGCTGCGCGGCGCGCAGGCCACCGCCGTCGCGAACCTCGAGCGCTCGCTGCGCGAGAACCGGCCGCGCGCACTGATCCAGATGGCGACGGGCAGCGGCAAGACGATCGCGACGATCAGCGCGATCTATCGCCTCATCAAGTTCGGTGATGCGAAGCGCGTGCTCTTCCTGGTCGACCGCGACAACCTCGGCAAGCAGGCCTATCGCGAGTTCCAGGCGTTCACGACGCCGGACGACGGCCGCAAGTTCACCGAGCTCTACAACGTGCAGCGGCTCGCCAGTAACAAGCTCGACCCGGTGGCGCGCGTCGTGATCACGACGATTCAGCGCCTCTACTCGATGCTGAAGGACGAGGAGCTGCCCGCGGAGGCGGAGGGCGGCTCGCTGTTCGACACCTACGCCGCGCTGCGCCGCGAGCCGGCGCCGGTGGTCTACAACGCCGCGCTGCCGATCGAAACGTTCGACTTCATCTTCGTCGACGAGTGCCACCGCTCGATCTACACGGTGTGGCGCCAGGTGCTCGAGTACTTCGACGCGTTCCTCGTCGGCCTCACCGCCACGCCGTCGAAGCAGACGTTCGGCTTCTTCCAGCAGAACCTCGTGATGGAGTACGGGCACGCGCAGGCCGTCGCCGACCGCGTGAACGTCGATTACGACGTGTACAAGCTGCGCACGCAGTGA
- a CDS encoding enoyl-CoA hydratase/isomerase family protein, protein MPVTTERRGRVLIARLDRPEKRNAMNGEMTRGLDAAMNALEDDAELWVGVLTGMGGVFSAGSDLRDANNNSTGRGGPYGVVRRARTKPLIAACEGLAFGGGFEMVLACDLVVASRSASFALPEVKRGVFALYGGPHRAAHALPLNVARELSLTGDALGAERAERLGLVNVLCEPGRAVDEACTLAARICANSPVSVRQSLRAINEALEAGDARAWEISADASRIVRASEDTREGVAAFFEKREPRWKGR, encoded by the coding sequence ATGCCCGTCACCACCGAGCGCCGCGGCCGCGTGCTGATCGCGCGCCTCGACCGGCCCGAGAAGCGCAACGCGATGAACGGCGAGATGACGCGCGGGCTCGACGCCGCGATGAACGCGCTCGAGGACGACGCCGAGCTGTGGGTCGGAGTGCTCACCGGCATGGGCGGCGTCTTTTCTGCAGGCAGCGACCTGCGCGACGCCAACAACAACTCGACCGGGCGCGGAGGCCCGTATGGCGTCGTGCGACGCGCGCGCACCAAGCCACTGATCGCGGCGTGCGAGGGCCTCGCGTTCGGCGGCGGCTTCGAGATGGTGCTTGCCTGCGACCTCGTCGTCGCCTCGCGCAGCGCCAGCTTCGCGCTGCCCGAAGTGAAGCGCGGCGTGTTCGCGCTCTACGGCGGCCCGCACCGCGCGGCGCACGCGCTGCCGCTCAACGTCGCGCGCGAGCTCTCCCTCACCGGCGACGCGCTCGGCGCAGAGCGCGCCGAACGCCTGGGCCTCGTGAACGTGTTGTGCGAGCCAGGCCGCGCCGTCGACGAAGCCTGCACGCTCGCCGCGCGCATCTGTGCGAACAGCCCCGTCTCCGTGCGGCAGAGCTTGCGCGCGATCAACGAGGCGCTCGAAGCCGGCGACGCGCGAGCGTGGGAAATCAGCGCGGATGCGTCGCGCATCGTGCGCGCGAGCGAGGACACGCGGGAAGGAGTTGCCGCGTTCTTCGAGAAGCGGGAGCCGCGCTGGAAGGGGCGGTGA
- a CDS encoding VOC family protein — protein sequence MRFTPSHFGLCVHDLARSLRFWCDGLGFAVAERFEIGDEFGAALEVEGRVDCISQFIRKDALAIELLAYRSPGAIGAPPTRRNQLGLTHVSLYVDDVASAASHLVACGGKLLPATHAENDAVELLFVEDPDGARVELIRNK from the coding sequence ATGCGCTTCACCCCCTCGCACTTCGGCCTGTGCGTGCACGATCTCGCGCGCTCGCTGCGCTTTTGGTGCGACGGTCTCGGATTCGCTGTCGCCGAGCGCTTCGAGATCGGCGACGAGTTCGGCGCCGCGCTCGAAGTGGAGGGGCGCGTCGACTGCATCTCGCAGTTCATTCGCAAGGACGCGCTCGCGATCGAGCTGCTCGCGTACCGCTCGCCGGGCGCGATCGGCGCGCCGCCCACGCGCCGCAATCAGCTCGGGCTCACGCACGTCTCCCTCTACGTGGACGACGTTGCGTCCGCCGCTTCGCACCTCGTCGCGTGCGGCGGGAAGCTGCTGCCCGCGACGCACGCGGAGAACGACGCGGTCGAGCTGCTGTTCGTGGAAGACCCGGACGGAGCTCGCGTCGAGCTGATTCGTAACAAGTAG
- a CDS encoding alpha/beta hydrolase, with product MPRAKSNGIELEYDTFGSEGDRPLLLIMGLGAQMLQWDERFCEALAARGQFVIRFDNRDVGLSTKFDHEGVPDLAKLMQPGADRSGVPYTLDDMADDAAGLLGALGLASAHVFGASMGGMIAQTVAYRHAAKTRSLISLYSSTGNPKLPPAKPEAMAVLMAPRPSDRAGAIEAAVRASQVTSGPGYPLDPEYLRERHTRMFDRSFTPVAGARHLAAVTAHGNRAPRLAAITAPTLVIHGTADPLVPVEGGRDTARSIPGAELWEIEGLGHGIPPALWTALADRVAAHTAKAEARRQ from the coding sequence GTGCCGCGCGCGAAGTCGAACGGAATCGAGCTCGAGTACGACACGTTCGGAAGCGAGGGCGACCGGCCGCTGCTGCTGATCATGGGCCTCGGCGCGCAGATGCTGCAGTGGGACGAGCGCTTCTGTGAAGCGCTCGCGGCGCGCGGGCAGTTCGTGATTCGCTTCGACAACCGCGACGTCGGGCTCTCGACCAAGTTCGACCACGAGGGCGTGCCCGATCTCGCGAAGCTGATGCAGCCCGGGGCCGACCGCAGCGGCGTGCCGTACACGCTCGACGACATGGCGGACGATGCGGCGGGCTTGTTGGGAGCGCTCGGGCTCGCGAGCGCTCACGTCTTCGGCGCGTCGATGGGCGGCATGATCGCGCAGACCGTCGCCTACCGGCACGCGGCGAAGACGCGCAGCCTGATCTCGCTCTACTCGAGCACGGGCAACCCGAAGCTGCCGCCCGCGAAGCCCGAGGCCATGGCGGTGCTGATGGCGCCGCGCCCGAGCGACCGCGCGGGTGCGATCGAGGCGGCGGTGCGCGCGTCGCAGGTGACGAGCGGGCCAGGCTATCCGCTCGACCCCGAGTACCTGCGCGAGCGGCACACGCGCATGTTCGACCGCTCGTTCACGCCCGTCGCCGGCGCGCGCCATCTCGCCGCAGTCACCGCGCACGGCAACCGCGCGCCGCGACTCGCTGCGATCACCGCGCCGACGCTCGTGATCCACGGCACCGCGGATCCGCTCGTGCCGGTCGAGGGCGGGCGCGACACGGCGCGGTCGATCCCCGGCGCCGAGCTGTGGGAGATCGAGGGCCTCGGCCACGGCATCCCGCCCGCGCTCTGGACCGCCCTCGCGGACCGCGTCGCCGCGCACACGGCCAAGGCCGAAGCGCGCCGCCAGTAA
- a CDS encoding alpha/beta hydrolase — protein sequence MPQARANGIQLEYDTFGRASDAPLLLIMGLGAQMVLWDEEFCGMLAERGHYVVRFDNRDVGLSTKFDDKGMPDMLKIMTPGADRSGVAYTLDDMADDAAGLLGALRIDSAHVVGASMGGMIAQTVAYRHVAKTRSLVSIMSSTGNPALPPAKPEAMAVLMTPRPLDRASNIEASVAASKVIGSPAFPPNEARLRERAGMMFDRAFTPIGTMRQMAAIMAHGNRAPRLAAVTAPTLVIHGVADALVPVEGGRDTAKSIPGAQLLEIEGMGHDIPQQLFVRISDAIAAHTKKAEAARR from the coding sequence ATGCCCCAAGCTCGCGCCAACGGAATCCAGCTCGAGTACGACACCTTCGGCCGCGCGAGCGACGCGCCGCTGCTGCTGATCATGGGCCTCGGCGCGCAGATGGTGCTGTGGGACGAGGAGTTCTGCGGGATGCTCGCGGAGCGCGGCCACTACGTCGTGCGCTTCGACAACCGCGACGTCGGGCTCTCCACGAAGTTCGACGACAAAGGCATGCCCGACATGCTGAAGATCATGACGCCGGGCGCGGACCGCAGCGGAGTGGCCTACACGCTCGACGACATGGCCGACGACGCGGCCGGCTTGCTAGGCGCGCTGCGCATCGACAGCGCGCACGTCGTGGGCGCCTCGATGGGCGGCATGATCGCGCAGACGGTCGCGTACCGGCACGTCGCGAAGACGCGCAGTCTCGTCTCGATCATGTCGAGCACGGGCAACCCCGCGCTTCCGCCCGCGAAGCCCGAGGCGATGGCGGTGCTGATGACGCCGCGACCGCTCGATCGCGCGAGCAACATCGAAGCGAGCGTCGCGGCGAGCAAGGTGATCGGCAGCCCCGCGTTTCCGCCGAACGAGGCGCGCCTGCGCGAGCGCGCGGGCATGATGTTCGACCGCGCCTTCACGCCGATCGGCACGATGCGGCAGATGGCGGCGATCATGGCGCACGGCAATCGCGCGCCGCGGCTCGCGGCGGTGACGGCGCCGACGCTCGTGATTCACGGCGTCGCCGATGCGCTCGTGCCCGTGGAAGGCGGGCGCGACACCGCGAAGTCGATCCCGGGCGCGCAGCTGCTCGAGATCGAGGGCATGGGCCACGACATTCCGCAGCAGCTGTTCGTGCGCATCAGTGACGCGATCGCGGCGCACACGAAGAAGGCGGAGGCGGCGCGACGCTGA
- the lnt gene encoding apolipoprotein N-acyltransferase, with protein sequence MDLHGARAAEAVGRLARARLHPSAALRQGADLAGVPGLTLVVLLVNECALAALASFRARRRHAWRALALGTALVATLAAHGAWRGLSLKGAEASAPRVHALLVQANFARYGELARELGEFETVALVLETHFALSAEALARTPADLVVWPETVYPTTFGSPKSADGAAFDRAIAAFAAQSGVPLVFGSHDADAGGEYNAAIFLEASGAGRVSFDAYRKAAPFPLTERVPDWLDSPWLREALPWLGAWRAGEGARVIDLSLSDGRTLRAGPLICYDALDPSLARTLARDGADLFVTLSNDSWFSHAGGPRLHLLVAAFRSIETGRAQLRATNTGFSALISPRGAIEQRLAVNERGVLAVEAPLLGGYATPYSRIGDALPRAAGVLAIAACAWAARRKR encoded by the coding sequence GTGGATCTTCACGGAGCACGCGCTGCCGAAGCTGTTGGGCGACTCGCTCGGGCTCGGCTGCACCCGTCTGCGGCGCTGCGCCAAGGCGCGGACCTCGCGGGTGTGCCCGGGCTCACGCTCGTCGTGCTGCTCGTGAACGAGTGCGCGCTCGCGGCACTCGCGTCATTCCGCGCGCGCCGGCGGCATGCGTGGCGCGCGCTCGCGCTCGGCACCGCGCTCGTCGCGACGCTCGCAGCCCACGGAGCGTGGCGCGGTCTCTCGCTGAAGGGCGCCGAGGCGAGCGCACCGCGCGTTCACGCGCTGCTCGTGCAGGCGAACTTCGCGCGCTACGGCGAGCTCGCGCGCGAGCTCGGCGAATTCGAGACGGTGGCGCTCGTGCTGGAGACGCACTTCGCGCTCAGCGCGGAGGCGCTCGCGCGCACACCGGCCGATCTCGTCGTGTGGCCGGAGACGGTGTACCCGACCACGTTCGGCTCGCCGAAGTCCGCGGACGGCGCCGCCTTCGATCGCGCGATCGCAGCGTTCGCGGCGCAGAGCGGGGTGCCGCTCGTGTTCGGCAGCCACGACGCGGACGCCGGCGGCGAGTACAACGCCGCGATCTTCCTCGAAGCGAGCGGCGCGGGGCGCGTGAGCTTCGACGCGTACCGCAAGGCCGCGCCGTTTCCGCTCACCGAGCGCGTTCCGGATTGGCTCGACTCGCCGTGGCTGCGCGAGGCGCTGCCTTGGCTCGGTGCCTGGCGCGCAGGCGAGGGTGCGCGCGTGATCGACCTCTCGCTGTCGGATGGCCGCACGCTCCGCGCTGGCCCGCTGATCTGTTACGACGCGCTCGATCCGAGCCTCGCGCGGACGCTCGCGCGCGACGGCGCGGATCTCTTCGTCACGCTCAGCAACGACTCGTGGTTCTCGCACGCGGGCGGCCCGCGCCTGCACCTGCTCGTCGCCGCTTTCCGCTCGATCGAGACGGGACGCGCGCAGCTGCGCGCCACGAACACAGGTTTCAGCGCGCTGATCTCCCCGCGCGGCGCGATCGAGCAGCGCCTCGCCGTGAACGAGCGCGGCGTGCTCGCGGTGGAAGCACCGTTGTTAGGCGGGTACGCCACTCCGTACTCGCGCATCGGCGACGCACTTCCGCGCGCGGCGGGCGTGCTCGCGATCGCGGCGTGCGCGTGGGCGGCGCGGAGGAAGCGCTGA
- a CDS encoding amidohydrolase encodes MTSTVLSADSHVVEPADLWTARIDATYRDRAPRVVKRAANLPEGDWFICENLRPFPVSGFAVAGVDPTKFGERMMAGYPGVRPGAWDPVQRLEDQDVDGVSGEVIYPSLAMMLYGIKDAGLRAASFRAYNNWLAEFCGVAPRRLAGVALVPMDDVAEAAAEIQRAAKLGLRGGLIWGAPPASRPYESNEWDPLWAAAQDTRLPLSLHILTGADGTGMEGASLMKTYPSLPHRMERSISDIIFGGAMHRFPGLRIVSAENDIGWIPHFLQRLDHSYHNYRSLETGFVIPEKPSFYFKRQVAATFQDDRVGVVTREFVGADNLMWASDFPHSDSTWPNSREVIARDFEGVPAAEVARITRDNCARMYGIG; translated from the coding sequence ATGACGAGCACCGTTCTCTCCGCCGACTCGCACGTGGTCGAGCCGGCCGATCTGTGGACCGCGCGCATCGACGCGACGTATCGCGACCGCGCACCGCGCGTCGTGAAGCGGGCCGCGAATCTTCCCGAGGGCGACTGGTTCATCTGCGAGAACCTGCGCCCGTTCCCCGTGTCGGGCTTCGCGGTCGCAGGCGTCGATCCCACGAAGTTCGGCGAGCGCATGATGGCGGGTTACCCAGGTGTCAGGCCCGGCGCATGGGATCCCGTGCAGCGCCTCGAGGACCAAGACGTCGACGGCGTCTCGGGCGAAGTGATCTACCCGAGCCTCGCGATGATGCTCTACGGGATCAAGGACGCGGGTCTGCGCGCTGCGAGCTTCCGCGCCTATAACAACTGGCTCGCGGAGTTCTGCGGCGTCGCGCCGAGGCGGCTCGCGGGCGTGGCTCTGGTGCCGATGGACGACGTGGCCGAGGCCGCCGCCGAGATTCAGCGAGCCGCGAAGCTCGGCCTGCGCGGCGGTCTCATCTGGGGCGCGCCGCCTGCCTCGCGGCCGTACGAGTCGAACGAGTGGGACCCGCTTTGGGCCGCAGCGCAGGACACGCGCCTGCCGCTCTCGCTGCACATCCTCACGGGCGCCGACGGCACGGGCATGGAAGGCGCGAGCCTGATGAAGACGTACCCCTCGCTGCCGCACCGCATGGAGCGCTCGATCTCGGACATCATCTTCGGCGGCGCGATGCACCGCTTCCCGGGGCTGCGCATCGTGAGCGCCGAGAACGACATCGGCTGGATCCCGCACTTCCTCCAGCGCCTCGACCACTCCTACCACAATTACCGCTCGCTCGAGACCGGCTTCGTCATCCCGGAGAAGCCGAGCTTCTACTTCAAGCGCCAAGTCGCGGCGACGTTCCAAGACGATCGCGTGGGCGTGGTGACGCGCGAGTTCGTGGGCGCCGACAACCTGATGTGGGCGAGCGATTTCCCGCACAGCGACTCGACCTGGCCGAACTCGCGCGAGGTGATCGCACGGGACTTCGAGGGCGTGCCCGCCGCCGAGGTCGCACGCATCACGCGCGACAACTGCGCGCGCATGTACGGGATCGGCTGA